From Rubripirellula reticaptiva, the proteins below share one genomic window:
- a CDS encoding YeeE/YedE thiosulfate transporter family protein codes for MLEVTHSTTILGAIDPLQYPGPAWSPYVVGALIGVLSMMTFYFSNKPIGASTAYARIAGMIGLLVAPAHTRSLKYFKDNPPKIGWEFMLVVAVVAGAYLAAWTGGELTGKFLPAMWQERFGGDSYLLRAGVVLTGGVLMAFGARMAGGCTSGHGISGTLQFAVGSWVSAICFFIGGIIAATLMYVT; via the coding sequence ATGCTTGAGGTAACGCATTCCACGACGATCCTCGGAGCAATCGATCCACTGCAGTATCCAGGACCAGCGTGGTCACCCTACGTGGTCGGAGCACTGATCGGAGTGCTTTCGATGATGACATTTTACTTTTCGAACAAACCGATAGGCGCTTCGACCGCCTACGCTCGCATTGCGGGCATGATTGGACTGCTGGTCGCTCCTGCTCATACGCGATCACTGAAATACTTCAAAGACAACCCGCCAAAGATAGGCTGGGAATTTATGCTGGTAGTAGCTGTCGTCGCGGGCGCGTACCTCGCCGCGTGGACCGGCGGCGAGTTGACCGGAAAGTTTCTACCTGCGATGTGGCAGGAACGCTTCGGCGGTGACAGTTATTTACTCCGTGCCGGGGTCGTTTTGACAGGCGGAGTGTTGATGGCTTTCGGAGCCAGAATGGCTGGTGGTTGTACAAGCGGACATGGAATCAGCGGCACTTTACAATTTGCAGTTGGCTCATGGGTTTCCGCGATCTGTTTTTTCATCGGCGGCATCATCGCCGCGACGCTAATGTACGTAACTTGA
- a CDS encoding YeeE/YedE thiosulfate transporter family protein codes for MATFTEPKSDSKVPPPSQVVVESAPIKQLILGLAFGVIFGFLLQKGGVAKYHVLIGQLLLTDYTVVKVMLSAVIVGSVGIHFMQRAGLIEMHIKPTRYASNIIGGLLFGIGFAFSAYCPGTGAAALGQGNLDAIAMVIGMIGGSYMFAEMSGWIGRCIDPIGDRGKLTLHDILPMNRTTVVIGFAAIFSSVLVAIELLAVR; via the coding sequence ATGGCAACCTTCACCGAACCAAAATCTGATTCCAAAGTGCCTCCTCCGTCACAAGTGGTAGTTGAGTCTGCACCGATCAAGCAGCTCATTCTGGGTCTTGCTTTCGGCGTCATCTTCGGCTTCCTGCTGCAAAAAGGTGGAGTAGCCAAGTATCACGTGCTAATAGGTCAGCTACTTCTGACGGACTACACCGTCGTGAAAGTCATGCTATCTGCGGTCATCGTTGGTTCCGTGGGCATTCACTTTATGCAACGCGCTGGCCTCATTGAAATGCATATCAAACCGACTCGATACGCATCGAACATCATCGGTGGACTTCTGTTCGGAATCGGTTTCGCATTTTCTGCCTATTGTCCCGGCACAGGTGCAGCAGCTCTTGGGCAAGGTAACTTAGACGCAATCGCGATGGTAATTGGAATGATCGGCGGATCTTACATGTTTGCAGAGATGTCGGGCTGGATCGGCCGTTGTATCGACCCAATCGGTGATCGCGGAAAGCTGACGCTACACGACATCCTGCCAATGAATCGAACGACTGTCGTCATTGGATTCGCTGCAATCTTTTCGAGTGTCCTGGTGGCGATTGAACTTCTCGCGGTCCGCTAA
- a CDS encoding four-helix bundle copper-binding protein, producing MARNSRYSDAICKPCVGICEWCPEQCGTHDHDHCQKCAEACRACVRSCRSMAAKDNG from the coding sequence ATGGCGAGGAACAGCCGCTATTCGGATGCGATCTGTAAACCATGCGTCGGTATTTGCGAGTGGTGCCCCGAGCAATGCGGTACCCACGACCATGACCATTGTCAAAAATGTGCCGAAGCATGTCGGGCGTGCGTGCGATCATGCCGCTCGATGGCTGCGAAGGATAATGGCTAA
- a CDS encoding alpha/beta fold hydrolase, whose product MTMIPTRDGHALYIKQWGSGRPVVLLHGWPLSADSWDYHAMRIAEAGFRVISYDRRGFGRSDQPFGDYDYDALSDDLSDVMTATKTEDASVIGFSMGGGEVARYMSRHAGRHVRQCGLISSVVPYMLKTDDNSHGVEQSVFDGMTKAMLEDRPKFFSGFFKSFYGVGMLSSSVSEEYLQWTRAIAMQASLKATLACANSFATTDFRHDLAAFTVPTLVIHGTNDVTVPIDASGRPAASGIANAMLKEYEGAPHGLFATHKEQLAGDLLEFLKS is encoded by the coding sequence ATGACGATGATTCCAACCCGCGACGGTCACGCACTCTACATCAAACAGTGGGGTAGTGGTCGGCCCGTTGTTCTACTCCACGGGTGGCCACTATCGGCGGATAGCTGGGACTATCATGCAATGAGAATTGCTGAAGCTGGCTTTCGCGTGATTTCGTATGACAGACGCGGTTTCGGACGTTCTGACCAACCCTTCGGCGACTATGATTATGACGCGCTGTCGGATGACCTCAGTGATGTCATGACGGCGACGAAAACGGAAGACGCTTCAGTCATCGGATTTTCGATGGGCGGCGGCGAAGTTGCCCGATACATGTCGCGACACGCGGGCCGTCACGTACGACAATGTGGTCTAATTTCCTCGGTCGTCCCCTACATGCTGAAGACCGATGACAATTCCCACGGTGTAGAACAATCCGTGTTCGACGGAATGACGAAAGCGATGTTGGAAGACCGTCCTAAGTTCTTCAGCGGTTTCTTTAAGAGCTTTTATGGCGTTGGGATGTTGTCAAGTTCCGTCAGCGAAGAGTATTTGCAGTGGACGCGGGCCATTGCCATGCAGGCAAGTCTAAAAGCAACGTTGGCGTGTGCCAATTCATTCGCCACCACTGATTTCCGTCATGACCTTGCGGCGTTCACTGTTCCCACGCTGGTCATTCACGGAACCAATGATGTTACGGTCCCGATCGACGCTAGCGGTCGTCCGGCAGCAAGCGGGATCGCGAATGCGATGCTGAAGGAATACGAAGGAGCACCACATGGATTGTTTGCAACTCACAAAGAACAGCTTGCAGGTGACCTGCTCGAGTTTCTGAAATCGTAG
- a CDS encoding DUF1328 domain-containing protein: MLGWAITFLIIALIAGVLGFGVVAGTAASIAKILFVVFLVLFIIGLVMGRRGPVA; the protein is encoded by the coding sequence ATGTTGGGCTGGGCCATTACATTTTTGATTATCGCACTGATCGCTGGTGTGCTAGGCTTCGGCGTCGTTGCCGGAACCGCCGCGTCGATCGCGAAGATTCTGTTCGTTGTGTTCCTGGTGCTGTTCATCATCGGATTGGTGATGGGTCGCCGCGGGCCCGTTGCCTGA
- a CDS encoding carbon storage regulator, translated as MLVLSRKAGQQIHIGDDVVITLTKVTGNRVAVGIEAPLEVSIRRGELEIHNDESESSTVILLRHDDSRPPSSHLAAAQ; from the coding sequence ATGTTGGTACTCTCACGAAAAGCCGGTCAGCAAATTCACATCGGTGACGACGTCGTTATCACGCTCACGAAAGTCACTGGTAACCGAGTCGCAGTTGGCATCGAAGCGCCCCTTGAAGTCTCGATCCGCCGTGGCGAACTCGAGATCCACAATGATGAATCTGAATCGTCGACAGTCATTCTGTTGCGTCACGACGATTCGCGGCCTCCATCAAGCCATCTTGCTGCGGCACAGTAA
- a CDS encoding AI-2E family transporter, which yields MEMNRIDTERDAGRFDQQDGVYYSRHRVRLDQPPLTENQSTSPWVILIAIVLLLGAFYIASSLLVPLTISALAYLTLRPITAWLCGFGLSQPIAAGIIIAGFFSIIAVIATLMYDPLQSWMTTAPESVGMLKDNFDSVVQPLTAIDRAEESLGEAGEQIGAERPPVEVKLEKPSIINPAYLVNTTGHLLAFISAIAVLTFFMLSSGDDLLNRALNVLPDEQKREEVLVKIRNVQDNVGSYLGYVTLINAGLGVAVSIVMWLVGMPTPILWGVMAALLNFIPYIGPIGGTVIVLVAAGSVFDSFPRAMATAAAFWLTTAVEGQFVTPTVVGKSLKVGSLVVLIAVAFWGFLWGSPGIFLAVPLLIVQRVVFSSFPATLPIAVVLGEEACKPGEDCEFVQDDKPIAECV from the coding sequence ATGGAAATGAACCGAATCGACACCGAACGTGACGCCGGACGCTTCGATCAGCAGGATGGCGTCTACTACTCACGGCATCGAGTGCGGCTCGATCAGCCACCGTTGACCGAAAATCAGTCAACCTCTCCTTGGGTCATTTTGATTGCGATCGTATTGCTTCTGGGTGCGTTCTACATTGCCAGCAGTTTGCTGGTGCCGCTAACCATTTCCGCATTAGCGTACCTGACCCTACGACCTATCACCGCTTGGCTATGCGGCTTCGGACTGAGCCAGCCGATCGCTGCTGGAATCATCATCGCAGGATTCTTTTCCATCATCGCGGTCATCGCGACCCTCATGTACGACCCATTACAGTCATGGATGACCACCGCACCGGAAAGCGTAGGAATGCTGAAGGATAACTTCGACAGCGTTGTCCAGCCTCTGACTGCGATCGATCGAGCTGAGGAAAGTCTAGGCGAAGCGGGCGAGCAAATTGGTGCTGAGCGGCCGCCGGTCGAAGTGAAGCTTGAGAAGCCAAGCATCATCAACCCCGCCTATCTGGTGAACACGACAGGACATTTACTTGCGTTTATCAGTGCGATCGCCGTGCTAACGTTTTTTATGCTTTCATCCGGCGATGATCTCCTTAATCGCGCGTTAAACGTCTTGCCCGATGAGCAAAAACGCGAGGAAGTTCTGGTGAAGATTCGTAACGTTCAAGACAACGTTGGCAGCTACCTTGGGTACGTAACGCTTATCAATGCTGGGCTTGGCGTCGCGGTTTCGATTGTGATGTGGTTGGTCGGCATGCCGACACCGATTCTGTGGGGAGTCATGGCTGCGCTGCTCAACTTCATTCCCTACATTGGCCCAATCGGCGGGACCGTGATTGTTTTGGTCGCCGCTGGCAGTGTGTTTGACTCCTTTCCAAGAGCAATGGCGACTGCAGCCGCGTTCTGGTTGACCACCGCGGTTGAAGGACAATTCGTCACGCCAACCGTGGTTGGCAAGTCGTTGAAGGTTGGTTCGCTCGTTGTGTTGATCGCCGTCGCATTTTGGGGATTCCTTTGGGGCTCGCCAGGCATCTTTCTGGCTGTGCCATTGCTGATCGTACAACGCGTAGTTTTCAGCAGCTTTCCGGCAACCTTGCCCATCGCTGTCGTGCTCGGTGAAGAGGCCTGCAAGCCTGGTGAAGATTGCGAATTCGTTCAAGACGACAAGCCAATCGCTGAGTGCGTGTAG
- a CDS encoding DUF1206 domain-containing protein, with protein sequence MSINQPTARRDPHSRSWHGYEPRSMPEVPPWIKALGRAGHIAKGVVYFIIGMLAFKLAIGAGGELSGSRDAIREIGQQPFGRVLLGLVAIGLLGYTAWRWVQAGKDTEGAGYDAKGVCKRIGYAFSGLAYLALGFFSGSLALGFGSEFGNSQGNAASPLLDSSWGRVLLGIAGAITIGVSFYFAYKAYRAKFVTKYDLSAMRETTCVIALYAGRMGLSTRSVAFAIVGAFMLVSAVRGTADGEVAGMSDALAAIAAQSYGKILIGITGFGLMCYAIHMMLMGWFRKFNVAKSNV encoded by the coding sequence ATGTCGATTAATCAACCCACAGCACGCCGCGATCCCCACAGCCGATCGTGGCATGGATATGAACCACGTTCGATGCCCGAAGTCCCACCCTGGATCAAAGCGTTAGGACGCGCGGGGCATATCGCGAAGGGTGTCGTGTATTTCATCATCGGTATGCTCGCGTTCAAGTTAGCGATTGGTGCCGGTGGGGAACTTTCTGGTTCACGCGATGCAATTCGAGAAATTGGACAGCAGCCGTTTGGCCGCGTCCTGCTTGGGCTGGTTGCGATCGGGTTGCTCGGTTACACCGCATGGCGATGGGTCCAAGCTGGCAAGGACACTGAAGGAGCCGGATATGATGCGAAAGGGGTCTGCAAGCGAATCGGCTACGCTTTCAGCGGCTTGGCATATCTGGCATTGGGGTTCTTTTCCGGATCGCTGGCGTTGGGCTTCGGTTCCGAATTCGGCAACTCACAAGGCAATGCGGCAAGCCCGTTGTTGGATTCGTCGTGGGGGCGGGTGTTGCTGGGAATTGCCGGTGCTATCACGATCGGGGTATCATTTTATTTTGCCTACAAGGCCTATCGGGCCAAGTTCGTGACGAAGTACGACTTGTCAGCGATGAGAGAAACGACGTGCGTAATCGCCCTGTATGCAGGTCGGATGGGCCTCAGCACAAGGAGTGTTGCATTTGCGATCGTCGGTGCCTTCATGCTGGTTTCCGCAGTTCGAGGTACCGCAGATGGCGAAGTCGCAGGGATGAGCGACGCCTTGGCAGCAATCGCGGCACAAAGCTACGGCAAGATTCTTATCGGCATCACGGGTTTCGGCCTGATGTGCTACGCCATTCACATGATGCTGATGGGTTGGTTCCGCAAGTTCAACGTGGCGAAATCGAATGTTTGA
- a CDS encoding DUF421 domain-containing protein: protein MFDKWISASLSQLAMILLSSIVVYIGILLYTRFVGLRSFSKMSAADFAMTISVGSLFGATISSPSPTLFMGLFAIACMFGGQWLLAILRVQSSKFSKAIDNQPLLLMAGAEILHDNLRRANMTEHDLFGKLREANAMNFDQVKAVVFETTGDVSVLHADGPIQLESRFFESVDGSEILFDQTP from the coding sequence ATGTTTGATAAATGGATTTCCGCATCGCTAAGTCAGCTTGCGATGATTCTGCTTTCGTCGATCGTAGTCTACATCGGCATCTTGCTTTACACCCGATTTGTTGGCCTACGCAGCTTCTCAAAGATGTCGGCGGCCGACTTTGCAATGACAATTTCCGTCGGATCTCTATTCGGGGCAACCATTTCATCCCCAAGTCCAACACTGTTCATGGGATTGTTTGCGATTGCGTGTATGTTCGGCGGTCAATGGTTGTTAGCGATCCTACGGGTTCAATCCAGCAAGTTCAGCAAAGCGATTGACAATCAGCCACTCCTGTTGATGGCAGGGGCCGAAATCCTGCACGACAACCTCCGACGAGCCAACATGACCGAGCACGATCTGTTCGGAAAACTTCGCGAGGCTAATGCAATGAACTTCGACCAAGTCAAAGCAGTGGTGTTCGAGACGACAGGCGATGTATCGGTCCTTCACGCCGACGGACCAATCCAACTCGAATCTCGATTCTTTGAGAGCGTCGATGGATCAGAGATATTGTTCGATCAGACGCCGTAA
- a CDS encoding CAP domain-containing protein has protein sequence MRQLLTLMFLLAMIGFANGQNKTSDDPLITEVETAIVLQTNEFRKEDGLPSVNENANLTETASKFASFMATREKYGHHADGRTPAQRAKASGYKYCVVRENIAYRTNTGEVTAASLIEAFVQGWIDSPPHRENMLADYVTQTGVAVASADGVTYYAVQLFERPKSAAIQLKVTNESDEARTMLITANDSEDSVELPPRAVITMKRCFPTTLKLENSDSEVRLTESSELTITEKGLTR, from the coding sequence ATGCGACAACTCCTAACGCTAATGTTCCTGCTCGCGATGATCGGTTTCGCGAATGGTCAGAATAAGACATCGGACGATCCGTTGATTACCGAAGTAGAAACGGCAATCGTATTGCAAACAAATGAATTCCGGAAAGAAGACGGTTTACCATCCGTAAACGAGAACGCAAACCTCACAGAAACTGCATCCAAATTTGCTAGCTTTATGGCGACGAGGGAAAAGTATGGACACCACGCTGACGGCCGCACTCCTGCTCAGCGAGCCAAGGCGTCTGGATATAAATACTGCGTCGTCCGCGAGAACATTGCGTATCGAACAAACACCGGTGAAGTGACTGCCGCGAGTTTGATCGAAGCGTTCGTGCAGGGCTGGATCGACTCGCCCCCGCACCGCGAGAACATGCTGGCAGACTATGTAACCCAAACGGGTGTCGCCGTTGCGAGTGCGGATGGCGTAACCTACTATGCGGTTCAATTGTTCGAACGCCCCAAATCGGCTGCAATTCAGTTGAAGGTGACGAATGAGTCGGATGAGGCTCGGACGATGCTCATCACCGCAAACGACAGCGAAGATTCAGTCGAGTTGCCACCGAGAGCTGTCATCACGATGAAGCGTTGTTTTCCCACGACACTAAAGTTGGAGAATAGCGATTCCGAAGTTCGACTAACAGAATCGAGTGAACTGACCATTACGGAGAAGGGACTGACGCGATAG
- a CDS encoding carboxylate-amine ligase, whose protein sequence is MRKPIPSVGVEEEYQLVDPGTGQLLPNCKEVMRRLGDDTKADIQHELHLTQIEMASAVCYTLDEVRDSLKRVRRQLVEAAKQTGAALVAAGTNPLILPDTESFTPKQRYRAMHERFQQVARDMLIFGCHVHVEMHDRSLRFQVMNQARRWLPILQALSANSPFWDGEDTGYASYRRELWAQWPMAGPPPHFDSLEDYEACVDDLIRCGAIEDESFIYWDIRLPTKVPTIEFRGADVMLSLEETVGYTGLVRAIVMQATKEVEANQINKPIRANVLTYATWHAARYGVSKDMVDPLTCEKKSTEELVAELLGYVRQSLEESGDLECVAEYVKRVLAGGTGADRQRAAVGSDANLIDAVQHAIVETAQNTVATVAKNCGHR, encoded by the coding sequence ATGAGAAAGCCAATCCCATCGGTCGGCGTGGAAGAAGAGTACCAACTGGTCGATCCTGGTACGGGGCAACTGCTGCCAAACTGCAAAGAGGTGATGAGGAGACTCGGTGACGATACCAAAGCGGACATTCAACACGAATTGCATCTGACGCAGATCGAGATGGCCTCAGCCGTCTGCTATACACTCGATGAAGTTCGCGACAGTTTGAAGAGAGTTCGGCGTCAACTCGTCGAAGCTGCAAAGCAAACTGGGGCGGCATTGGTTGCAGCCGGTACCAACCCTTTAATCCTGCCTGATACCGAATCGTTCACACCAAAACAGCGATATCGTGCGATGCACGAGCGTTTTCAACAGGTAGCACGCGATATGTTGATCTTCGGATGCCATGTCCATGTGGAAATGCACGATCGCTCACTCAGGTTCCAGGTGATGAATCAAGCTCGCCGCTGGTTGCCTATCCTTCAAGCGCTGTCCGCAAATTCGCCATTTTGGGATGGTGAAGACACAGGCTATGCGAGTTACCGGCGTGAATTGTGGGCGCAGTGGCCGATGGCAGGACCGCCACCGCATTTCGATTCTCTTGAAGACTATGAGGCGTGTGTCGATGACTTGATTCGGTGTGGAGCGATCGAAGACGAGAGTTTTATCTATTGGGATATACGATTGCCAACCAAGGTTCCAACGATCGAGTTCCGTGGTGCGGACGTGATGCTTTCACTGGAGGAAACGGTCGGCTACACAGGTTTAGTGCGGGCGATCGTGATGCAGGCAACCAAGGAAGTTGAAGCTAATCAAATCAACAAGCCAATTCGTGCAAACGTCCTTACTTATGCGACATGGCACGCGGCGCGTTACGGCGTGAGCAAAGACATGGTCGATCCGTTAACCTGCGAGAAAAAGTCGACGGAAGAGTTGGTGGCGGAGCTTCTCGGTTATGTGCGGCAATCACTCGAAGAATCAGGCGACTTGGAGTGTGTGGCAGAGTATGTAAAGCGAGTGCTTGCGGGGGGAACAGGCGCCGATCGCCAACGGGCAGCCGTGGGCAGCGACGCGAACTTGATCGACGCCGTACAGCATGCCATCGTCGAGACGGCTCAGAATACGGTAGCGACAGTCGCCAAGAATTGCGGACATCGTTAA
- a CDS encoding amidohydrolase: protein MSVEATELQDRISRCAKSLTARLREIRRYLHQRPELSEREYATTEFLANLISDLGLTPNFAGDRRGVWADVDAKRGEHHIRVAIRGDIDALPIQTQLSTTYASGVDNAMHACGHDAHATMAWGALAILNELIGEQILPSGFAARVIFQPAEETSTGGRHMIQAGALDGIGAAIALHVDPSRPVGSFGYRDGAFTAGCDTFHLRVIGQPGHSARPHLTGDTIGAASSWVTDIYRRLPRNEDAREAVVVNVGQFTAGNAPNIVPGEVHLGGTVRTLSRESGERARQQMKRITEALELSHPVEAMLNFSTHTPPVFNDSGVNLAFRRAAIALVGDSNVRIIEQPSMGAEDFSFFASVVPAAMMRIGVTGSDVGAQPLHTPTFDIDESVLEHGAAVLALAAIELSTKAIL, encoded by the coding sequence ATGTCCGTTGAAGCGACCGAGTTGCAGGATCGCATTAGCCGTTGCGCTAAGTCGCTTACGGCACGTCTGCGAGAAATCCGTCGCTACCTGCATCAACGCCCCGAGTTGTCCGAGCGAGAGTATGCGACCACGGAATTCCTCGCCAATCTAATATCGGATTTAGGACTAACGCCGAATTTCGCAGGCGACCGACGCGGCGTCTGGGCGGATGTCGATGCGAAACGCGGTGAGCACCATATTCGAGTCGCAATCCGTGGCGATATTGACGCGTTGCCCATTCAAACTCAGTTGAGTACGACCTACGCCAGTGGCGTTGACAACGCTATGCACGCTTGCGGCCACGACGCGCATGCCACGATGGCTTGGGGAGCACTTGCAATTTTGAACGAGCTGATTGGTGAACAAATACTGCCGAGCGGCTTCGCGGCGCGAGTCATCTTTCAACCCGCGGAAGAAACCAGTACGGGTGGTCGACACATGATCCAGGCGGGAGCACTGGATGGCATCGGTGCCGCGATCGCATTGCATGTTGACCCGAGCCGACCGGTTGGCAGCTTTGGGTATCGTGATGGAGCGTTCACGGCGGGTTGCGATACTTTTCATCTAAGAGTGATCGGCCAGCCTGGGCATAGTGCTAGACCGCATTTGACGGGAGACACCATCGGAGCTGCATCTTCATGGGTGACCGACATCTATCGTCGGCTGCCACGAAACGAAGACGCTCGCGAAGCAGTTGTCGTGAACGTTGGACAGTTCACGGCCGGAAACGCACCGAACATCGTTCCTGGCGAAGTGCACCTTGGTGGCACTGTCCGAACGTTGTCTCGCGAAAGCGGTGAACGAGCTAGACAACAAATGAAGCGAATCACTGAGGCTCTCGAGCTAAGTCATCCCGTCGAAGCGATGTTAAATTTCTCCACTCACACGCCGCCCGTCTTCAACGATTCTGGCGTCAATCTCGCGTTTCGTCGAGCCGCAATTGCACTGGTCGGTGATTCCAACGTGCGAATCATTGAACAGCCGAGCATGGGAGCGGAGGATTTTTCCTTTTTCGCATCAGTGGTTCCGGCCGCGATGATGCGAATTGGTGTTACTGGAAGCGACGTCGGGGCACAGCCATTGCATACGCCAACGTTTGACATTGACGAATCGGTACTGGAACACGGTGCAGCGGTCCTTGCCCTCGCAGCAATCGAACTTTCGACGAAAGCAATCTTATGA
- a CDS encoding DUF4235 domain-containing protein, whose translation MKRELRERFHDVRGSAEERFGSEPDQRNVGIGKTEIVLSFAMVIGATVLARNALQAVWRTALECDSPMNLASLEVVRRDVLVWGAFSGALLGVMRKASRRSLSNVCSNLVSRYGGADVR comes from the coding sequence ATGAAGCGAGAACTACGTGAACGGTTCCACGACGTGCGTGGGTCTGCCGAAGAACGCTTCGGTAGCGAGCCTGACCAGCGCAATGTAGGAATCGGAAAAACCGAAATCGTGCTCTCTTTTGCTATGGTGATCGGAGCGACTGTGCTCGCTCGTAACGCGTTGCAAGCGGTGTGGCGAACGGCGTTGGAGTGTGATTCGCCCATGAATCTAGCGTCTCTGGAAGTCGTTCGGAGGGATGTCCTGGTCTGGGGAGCCTTCTCCGGGGCTTTGTTGGGTGTGATGCGAAAGGCGTCGCGGCGTTCATTATCGAACGTGTGCAGTAATCTCGTTTCGCGGTATGGGGGGGCAGATGTCCGTTGA
- a CDS encoding DUF1269 domain-containing protein has translation MDNHYLIAEFKNRSDFQTAIEVLEKAHFNQEEVSTVVHADDESLAGLNATTVKSAASPSRQETAATTTLVGGTLGAALGTMTMMGPMLVAGPLFGVAAGVVGGSVLGAVESWGVDRDVAGDYEAKVRDGALLIIVSGDLNRVSVASRLLKTAGPASLGTFPL, from the coding sequence ATGGATAATCACTACCTGATTGCTGAATTTAAAAATCGCAGCGATTTTCAAACCGCAATTGAAGTTCTTGAAAAAGCCCACTTCAATCAAGAGGAAGTTTCCACGGTCGTGCATGCAGACGATGAAAGCTTGGCTGGGCTCAATGCTACAACAGTAAAGTCAGCTGCCTCGCCGTCACGGCAGGAAACCGCTGCCACGACGACTTTGGTGGGCGGGACATTGGGAGCCGCATTGGGAACGATGACAATGATGGGCCCAATGTTGGTTGCTGGGCCGTTGTTTGGTGTCGCGGCAGGTGTCGTCGGCGGGAGCGTGTTGGGTGCGGTGGAAAGCTGGGGCGTCGACCGCGACGTCGCTGGCGACTACGAAGCAAAAGTGCGGGATGGTGCGTTGCTGATTATCGTTTCTGGCGACTTGAATCGCGTTTCAGTCGCGAGTCGTTTATTGAAAACAGCAGGGCCGGCGTCGTTGGGAACTTTCCCGCTCTAA
- a CDS encoding type 1 glutamine amidotransferase domain-containing protein: protein MSSQSLKGKRIAFLATDGFEQVELTMPWNAIKDAGADVVLVSPKEGDIQGMNHDEKADTFNVDQLVGSASAENFDGLVLPGGVANPDALRTCEDSVTFVRDFFKQHKPVAAVCHGPWTLIEADVVRGRKVTSWPSLKTDLRNAGAEWVDEECVCDEGLVTSRNPGDLPAFCKKAIEEFAEGKHAAQTA, encoded by the coding sequence ATGAGCAGCCAATCGCTCAAAGGAAAAAGAATTGCATTTCTCGCCACCGACGGCTTTGAGCAGGTGGAGCTGACGATGCCGTGGAACGCGATCAAGGACGCCGGTGCCGACGTCGTTTTAGTTTCGCCTAAAGAAGGCGATATTCAAGGCATGAATCATGACGAGAAGGCGGACACGTTCAACGTAGATCAGTTGGTTGGATCCGCGTCCGCGGAAAACTTCGATGGACTCGTATTGCCCGGTGGTGTTGCCAACCCCGACGCATTGCGGACGTGCGAAGACTCGGTGACGTTCGTGCGCGACTTTTTTAAGCAACATAAACCGGTTGCCGCTGTGTGTCACGGTCCTTGGACGCTGATCGAAGCAGATGTGGTCCGCGGGCGAAAAGTAACTTCGTGGCCGAGTCTTAAGACAGACCTCAGAAACGCTGGTGCCGAGTGGGTCGATGAAGAATGTGTCTGCGACGAAGGCTTGGTGACCAGTCGCAATCCAGGTGACCTCCCCGCTTTCTGCAAGAAGGCGATTGAAGAGTTTGCGGAAGGAAAGCACGCGGCGCAAACCGCATAG
- a CDS encoding transposase, translated as MIYRHREGEGNVAEHGETVFLISSLPPKLKRLSKFVRDHWKIENSEHYLLDVTFPEDASRIRGGTSPRFQPQFDAWH; from the coding sequence ATGATTTACCGTCATCGCGAAGGTGAAGGTAATGTCGCCGAGCACGGTGAAACCGTGTTCTTAATCAGCAGCTTGCCACCGAAATTGAAACGCCTTAGCAAGTTCGTTCGTGATCACTGGAAGATTGAAAACAGTGAGCACTATCTCTTGGATGTAACTTTTCCCGAAGACGCCAGCCGAATTCGCGGTGGAACATCGCCGAGGTTTCAGCCGCAATTCGACGCATGGCACTGA